In Candidatus Aegiribacteria sp., the DNA window CAAGAAGCTATCTGCTGTGCGGTTTGACAGTATAGCACACGATGTCCATAAGCATGACATAATGTCCCTGAAGAAGTTTCAACATTTTTTGTAACCGTAGCGATAGTATCCGCGAGCACATCATGGCATTCTGACATGGCGATAGCGTTATCTGTCACAATCGAGGAATACGAATCACGTCATGAAAGGTATGACACTCAACTTTGAGAAAACGTGAACATTGATCTCTCCGGATGTCCTCCGAAGAAAAGATTGCCCTTACGCGTAACCATCGAGAAGCACAGTACGAACATCTGCTGGATGCGGTATACAAGCGCAGAGGGTGGACAAATGATGTTGTTCCGACTGTCGTCAAGCTCATGGAACTCGGTGTGGATTTCACCGATATAATCGAGCTTGTCAAGAAACACGGAGGATAATCGAATAACGGGCGGGAACGGATTACGTTCCCGCCTGTTCAACAGTCATGATAACTGTCAATGGAATTACACTGGACTGGTACGAATGTAAAACTGTCTACTATGTCAGGCGGATAAATACCAGATGGCTTCCATGCAGCAATTCCTGGGGGATACATACTTCAGTGTAAATGAAGCTCAACGTATCCTTCATTCGAGAACAATCATCTTTCTTACGCAATTTTCTCCCTGTGCTGAGAAACTGTAGAAGTAGACGCCGGCCGGCAGCGATGATGCGTCTATCGAAACCGAATGAATACCTTCATGCATCTCGCCGTCCACCGGAGTCGCGACGCAGCGGCCATTTATGTCGTAGATTTCGAGGGTTACGTTCTCAGTGTGCGTTAGGGCGAAGTCGATGTTGGCGTAACCCGAGGTCGGGTTAGGGTGTACTGGGGAAAGTGTGAATAAAGCGGGCTCGTTCGATATGAAGAGATCCCCCATTTCAGTATTAACGTATTTTACGATTAATCGATCCTGCCCGTTCGAATACTGTGTAGTAGTACCGCCTGTTGCATAGATTTCACCGGCGTCATCTACACCGACATTCCCGAAAGCATCCCACAAATTATTATTATCGAAAATCGCCGATGCCAAAATGCCGCCGGTATAACTGTCCATTCTTATTAAAACAGCATCGTCCTCGTCGAACGGTAGTTCTTCCGCTGAATTCGCTCTTCCTCCTATGTAAACGTTCCCCTCGTTATCTGCGTGAATAGCGTGGGGACGATCGGATCGGTTTTCCGGACCGTTGTACAATGTCGCCCAATCTTCGCTCCCATCGTCTGTATCCAGTTTTGTAACTTTGATATCGGTATAAGCGAAGGCAGCACGTTTAAAATAGCCAGCGATGAATAATCCGTTATCGGACAGGGATATCGTTTCTCCCTGCTCGTATTCGCCCGAGGCCAAATTGTCGAAACCGTTCCAAATCCAGATAGGAGCCCCACCGGTAGGACAGTACTTCAAGACAGTAGGGCTATAATTCCCAACGTCACTTAGGTTCAGTAATATATAGGTATTACCAATATCATCTATAGTAGCGTCCAAATAATTTTGCCACATATCCAACTCAGGGTCGTATTCCTCCAACCATAACTCTGTCCCAGCCGGGTCAAACTTCCTGACCAGCAGGGCAAAGTTGGTACCGGACAAGCTTGTTAAAGCTACTACGTAAACATTACACGACGTATCACAAAGCACGAAATACCCACTATTAACCGATGTTATGGTTGTACCGGAGTAGATATCCTCCCATAACACCGTGCCGTTATTGTCATATTTTATTGTTAGGACATTGGATAGCCCCGTACCCCTATTGCATACGCCCGTTACGAGGACGTTTCCTTCCGAATCTACCGCTATGTCACGGCCCATATCAAAAACGTCAAGAGAACCGTTATATACCTCGCGCCATTCGATTCTACCCGCCGCGTCGTACTTAATCGTGAATAAATCGGTATCATCATCATGACCCACTGGGTTAGGGGTATCCGAATGAATGCCCGTAACGAAAACGTTGCTTTCATTGTCGATAGCTATCGCTAGGCCGATGTCTAAGTCGTCATAATCCATATGATACAAGTTTTCCCATAGTTTGACGCCTTCGTTATCGTACTTAGCCGTAGATAGCGTAGCTGGACCCCCTGTTACGCCATCAACAGACCCCGTTACGTACGTATTACCGTAACTATCGGTAATCGAATCTTGAATC includes these proteins:
- a CDS encoding aldehyde ferredoxin oxidoreductase C-terminal domain-containing protein is translated as MSSEEKIALTRNHREAQYEHLLDAVYKRRGWTNDVVPTVVKLMELGVDFTDIIELVKKHGG
- a CDS encoding T9SS type A sorting domain-containing protein, which produces MLRIVTVIAIIAVSSSLTGADILREEWAVVEDGQEHLKDVIQDSITDSYGNTYVTGSVDGVTGGPATLSTAKYDNEGVKLWENLYHMDYDDLDIGLAIAIDNESNVFVTGIHSDTPNPVGHDDDTDLFTIKYDAAGRIEWREVYNGSLDVFDMGRDIAVDSEGNVLVTGVCNRGTGLSNVLTIKYDNNGTVLWEDIYSGTTITSVNSGYFVLCDTSCNVYVVALTSLSGTNFALLVRKFDPAGTELWLEEYDPELDMWQNYLDATIDDIGNTYILLNLSDVGNYSPTVLKYCPTGGAPIWIWNGFDNLASGEYEQGETISLSDNGLFIAGYFKRAAFAYTDIKVTKLDTDDGSEDWATLYNGPENRSDRPHAIHADNEGNVYIGGRANSAEELPFDEDDAVLIRMDSYTGGILASAIFDNNNLWDAFGNVGVDDAGEIYATGGTTTQYSNGQDRLIVKYVNTEMGDLFISNEPALFTLSPVHPNPTSGYANIDFALTHTENVTLEIYDINGRCVATPVDGEMHEGIHSVSIDASSLPAGVYFYSFSAQGENCVRKMIVLE